In the genome of Coregonus clupeaformis isolate EN_2021a chromosome 11, ASM2061545v1, whole genome shotgun sequence, one region contains:
- the cry1b gene encoding cryptochrome-1b isoform X1, with protein MVGNTIHWFRKGLRLHDNPSLKESIRGADTLRCVYILDPWFAGSSNVGISRWRFLLQCLEDLDASLHKLNSCLFVIRGQPTDVFPRLFKEWQINRLFYEYDSEPFGKERDAAIQKLASEAGVEVTVKVSHTLYDLDKIIELNRGQSPLTYKCFQVLISHMDAVEMPAETITAEVMRKCATPISDDHDDKFGVPSLEELGFETEGLATAVWPGGETEALTRLERHLERKAWVANFERPRMNVNSLLASPTGLSPYLRFGCLSCRLFYFKLTDLYRKVKKNSSPPLSLYGQLLWREFFYTTATNNPCFDKMEGNLVCVQIPWDRNPEALAKWAEGRTGFPWIDAIMTQLRQEGWIHHLARHAVACFLTRGDLWISWEEGMKVFEELLLDADWSVNAGSWMWLSCSSFFQQFFHCYCPVGFGRRTDPNGDYIRRYLPILKGFPAKYIYDPWNAPESVQKAAKCVIGVHYPKPMVHHAEASRLNVERMKQIYQQLSCYRGLGLLATVAANPNNGGHGAGVTSRMREPLKQAEERSL; from the exons ATGGTCGGCAACACGATCCACTGGTTCAGGAAGGGACTGCGGCTCCACGACAACCCCTCTCTGAAGGAGTCTATTCGGGGAGCAGACACCCTTCGTTGTGTTTACATCCTAGACCCCTGGTTTGCAGGGTCCTCTAACGTGGGCATCAGCAGGTGGAG GTTCTTACTACAGTGTCTGGAGGACCTAGACGCCAGCCTCCACAAGCTAAACTCCTGTCTGTTTGTCATCCGGGGCCAGCCTACTGATGTCTTCCCCAGGCTGTTCAAG GAATGGCAGATTAACCGGCTGTTTTACGAGTACGACTCTGAGCCCTTCGGCAAGGAGCGTGACGCCGCCATCCAGAAGCTGGCCAGCGAGGCCGGGGTGGAAGTCACGGTCAAAGTCTCCCACACGCTCTACGACCTGGACAA GATCATCGAGCTGAACAGAGGCCAGTCCCCTCTCACCTACAAGTGTTTCCAGGTGCTCATAAGTCACATGGATGCTGTGGAGATGCCCGCCGAGACCATCACAGCTGAGGTCATGCGGAAGTGTGCCACGCCCATCAGTGACGACCACGACGACAAGTTTGGTGTGCCCTCCCTGGAGGAGCTTGGCTTTGAGACAGAAGGCTTGGCTACAGCAGTATGGCCGGGGGGAGAGACTGAGGCCCTCACTCGCCTGGAGAGGCATCTGGAGAGAAAG GCGTGGGTGGCCAACTTTGAGCGTCCCCGGATGAACGTCAACTCCCTGCTGGCCAGCCCCACGGGCCTCAGCCCCTATCTCCGCTTCGGCTGCCTCTCCTGTCGCCTCTTCTACTTCAAACTCACTGACCTCTACAGGAAGGTGAAGAAAAACAgctctccacccctctcactcTATGGCCAGCTGTTGTGGCGCGAGTTCTTCTACACCACGGCCACCAACAACCCCTGCTTCGACAAGATGGAGGGCAACCTTGTGTGCGTGCAGATTCCCTGGGACCGCAACCCAGAGGCGCTGGCCAAGTGGGCCGAGGGGAGGACAGGGTTCCCCTGGATCGACGCCATCATGACCCAGCTGAGGCAGGAGGGCTGGATCCACCACCTGGCCAGACATGCCGTGGCCTGCTTCCTGACCCGGGGAGACCTGTGGATCAGCTGGGAAGAGGGCATGAAG GTATTTGAGGAGCTGCTGCTGGATGCAGACTGGAGTGTGAATGCAGGCAGCTGGATGTGGCTCTCCTGCAGCTCCTTCTTCCAGCAGTTCTTCCACTGTTACTGCCCCGTGGGCTTCGGCAGGAGGACAGACCCCAACGGAGACTACATAAG GCGTTATCTGCCCATACTGAAGGGCTTCCCAGCCAAGTACATCTACGACCCCTGGAACGCACCCGAGAGCGTGCAGAAGGCGGCCAAGTGCGTGATAGGCGTGCACTACCCCAAGCCCATGGTGCACCACGCCGAGGCCAGCCGCCTCAACGTCGAGAGGATGAAGCAGATCTACCAACAGCTCTCCTGTTACCGTGGCCTGG GGCTGCTCGCGACAGTGGCTGCCAATCCTAATAACGGTGGACATGGTGCAGGGGTCACATCCAGAATGAGGGAGCCGCTCAAGCAG GCAGAGGAAAGGTCGCTGTGA
- the cry1b gene encoding cryptochrome-1b isoform X2, with product MFLLQCLEDLDASLHKLNSCLFVIRGQPTDVFPRLFKEWQINRLFYEYDSEPFGKERDAAIQKLASEAGVEVTVKVSHTLYDLDKIIELNRGQSPLTYKCFQVLISHMDAVEMPAETITAEVMRKCATPISDDHDDKFGVPSLEELGFETEGLATAVWPGGETEALTRLERHLERKAWVANFERPRMNVNSLLASPTGLSPYLRFGCLSCRLFYFKLTDLYRKVKKNSSPPLSLYGQLLWREFFYTTATNNPCFDKMEGNLVCVQIPWDRNPEALAKWAEGRTGFPWIDAIMTQLRQEGWIHHLARHAVACFLTRGDLWISWEEGMKVFEELLLDADWSVNAGSWMWLSCSSFFQQFFHCYCPVGFGRRTDPNGDYIRRYLPILKGFPAKYIYDPWNAPESVQKAAKCVIGVHYPKPMVHHAEASRLNVERMKQIYQQLSCYRGLGLLATVAANPNNGGHGAGVTSRMREPLKQAEERSL from the exons AT GTTCTTACTACAGTGTCTGGAGGACCTAGACGCCAGCCTCCACAAGCTAAACTCCTGTCTGTTTGTCATCCGGGGCCAGCCTACTGATGTCTTCCCCAGGCTGTTCAAG GAATGGCAGATTAACCGGCTGTTTTACGAGTACGACTCTGAGCCCTTCGGCAAGGAGCGTGACGCCGCCATCCAGAAGCTGGCCAGCGAGGCCGGGGTGGAAGTCACGGTCAAAGTCTCCCACACGCTCTACGACCTGGACAA GATCATCGAGCTGAACAGAGGCCAGTCCCCTCTCACCTACAAGTGTTTCCAGGTGCTCATAAGTCACATGGATGCTGTGGAGATGCCCGCCGAGACCATCACAGCTGAGGTCATGCGGAAGTGTGCCACGCCCATCAGTGACGACCACGACGACAAGTTTGGTGTGCCCTCCCTGGAGGAGCTTGGCTTTGAGACAGAAGGCTTGGCTACAGCAGTATGGCCGGGGGGAGAGACTGAGGCCCTCACTCGCCTGGAGAGGCATCTGGAGAGAAAG GCGTGGGTGGCCAACTTTGAGCGTCCCCGGATGAACGTCAACTCCCTGCTGGCCAGCCCCACGGGCCTCAGCCCCTATCTCCGCTTCGGCTGCCTCTCCTGTCGCCTCTTCTACTTCAAACTCACTGACCTCTACAGGAAGGTGAAGAAAAACAgctctccacccctctcactcTATGGCCAGCTGTTGTGGCGCGAGTTCTTCTACACCACGGCCACCAACAACCCCTGCTTCGACAAGATGGAGGGCAACCTTGTGTGCGTGCAGATTCCCTGGGACCGCAACCCAGAGGCGCTGGCCAAGTGGGCCGAGGGGAGGACAGGGTTCCCCTGGATCGACGCCATCATGACCCAGCTGAGGCAGGAGGGCTGGATCCACCACCTGGCCAGACATGCCGTGGCCTGCTTCCTGACCCGGGGAGACCTGTGGATCAGCTGGGAAGAGGGCATGAAG GTATTTGAGGAGCTGCTGCTGGATGCAGACTGGAGTGTGAATGCAGGCAGCTGGATGTGGCTCTCCTGCAGCTCCTTCTTCCAGCAGTTCTTCCACTGTTACTGCCCCGTGGGCTTCGGCAGGAGGACAGACCCCAACGGAGACTACATAAG GCGTTATCTGCCCATACTGAAGGGCTTCCCAGCCAAGTACATCTACGACCCCTGGAACGCACCCGAGAGCGTGCAGAAGGCGGCCAAGTGCGTGATAGGCGTGCACTACCCCAAGCCCATGGTGCACCACGCCGAGGCCAGCCGCCTCAACGTCGAGAGGATGAAGCAGATCTACCAACAGCTCTCCTGTTACCGTGGCCTGG GGCTGCTCGCGACAGTGGCTGCCAATCCTAATAACGGTGGACATGGTGCAGGGGTCACATCCAGAATGAGGGAGCCGCTCAAGCAG GCAGAGGAAAGGTCGCTGTGA